agatggaaattgagtttatcaaaggaaatgcttgcttgaatgtgttggtaatgaagccaactttgattgatgaaattaaggaagtgcaatgtaaggacttgcaattagaaagaataaggagtgaagtggaaaatgggaagtcacctggttttgtcattcaagaggatggcacgttaaggtttcagggaagattatgtgtgcctaatgatgagaagttgaaaaagagaatcttagaagaagctcatagttcaccatactcgattcaccctggaggaaataagatgtataaggatttaaggcaaatgtattggtggagcaacatgaagcaagaagtggcagagtatgtggctaaatgtttgacatgtcagagaatcaagatcgagcatcaaagaccagcaggtttgttgcaacctctggatgtgccagaatggaaatgggattcagtttcaatggattttatcataggattaccaagatcaaccaagggaatgaatgctatttgggtcattgttgatcgattaacaaagtcagcgcatttcttagccatgaagaacaattcgagtttggatcaacttgctgaactatatgtgaacactattgtgcgatttcatggagtgcctagttctatcgtttctgatcgtgatacgaggtatcaatcaacctattggaaagaattgcagaaagctcttgggacgaaacttaacttcagtaccgcatttcacccaacgactgatggacaaacagagcgtaccaatcaaattgtcgaggatatgttgagagcatgtattttggattttcaaggaacctgggagaagtttctacctatggttgaattttcgtacaacaacagttatcaggccactattggtatggcaccttacgaagcactttatggaaggaaatgtcgtacaccattatgttggagtgatatcgatgaagcacgtgttataggaccagaattgattcaagaaactactgacaagattcgtttaatccaatcaagaatgatggcagcacaaagtaggcaaaagagttatgccgaccaacgaagaagaccactagagtttgaggttggagatcacgtattcttgaaaatttcgccaacaaaaggaataatgagatttggtcaaacaggaaagttgagcccaagatacatcgggccatatgagatattagaaagagtaggtacagtagcatatcgactagctttaccaaccgacttggaaaaagtgcataatgtgttccacgtgtcgatgttaagaaaatatgttcctgatcctagccatgtgattacgcatgaacccttgttattgcgaaatgatttgacttacgaggagaaaccaattgaaatcctagaacgaagagagaaacgacttagaagcaaagtaattccaatggttaaagtcttgtgggccaatcacttgacatctgaagctacatgggaagtcgaagtgcaaatgagatcgaaatatccccaattattcgtttagaaacgataagatgtatgaattCTAAAATATTATGATGTTATTCCCGCCAAGTTTATATAGCAAATAGGATGATTAAGTATGACATGTATAATTTCTAAGAATGGCAAGTtcaactgagctccagtttcgaggacgaaactttttctaagggggtgagGATGTAATACCCTGAATTTTTAAAATACGGTTTACTATGCTTAATaattctatttaatttaatGTCTATTATTAAtcgttttaaatcttaattccagacgctattttttttttataatcttACTTAACTCGGAAATTTTAATATTTCAGTCGTAAAAATACTTCGATTTttataattcaattagtttttttttttaaaattataattatttccGAATTATCTTTTAAAGCTTAATTAGGGAgtaaaaattctgaaatttctcTAGCAATTCACAATTTTCAAGATATCCTTATTCTCCTAAATAAGCCAAAGTTAGTTTGTCTCCttccttctttcttcttctgCTTCACGCAGCTTTTGCCATGGAAGTCAAACTTCCCTTTTACACTTGTCTCACACATTCTTACAATTGATCCACGTATCCTTGCCTAACTCCCTTAGTCACCAGAATTGCAGGTTTTTCTTCACATTTGTCATTCCAACCAATCTTAACTGAGTCAATGAACACCAATTCACACTAGAAATAGCTCTCAAAATAGGCAGAAAATGAGAAGAATCAAACTCAAAATCGTGAGTAACAATCAGTTTCAACCTCATTGAATTCCAACAAAACTAAACACAATTCAATTTCACTTCCTGCTTTTCTGTAAtttaaaccaccaccaccaacgaccACCGTCTGCCTACCACCACCGTGACCACCATCGATAACCACCTTCGACCACCACCAACACAGCAACCACCTTCGACCACCACACCTCCCTCACCCTCTCCCTTCCACCACACGCACCCCCTGCCCTCTCCCCTGCTTCCTCTTTCCCCTCCTTCGGCGCGCCACCAGCGTCGCAGCCACCACACCAGCCCACTCCCCTCGCCTGGTCAACTCATTTCCCCCACACTTCCCGGCGAGCTACACGACCACCAATCGAAACACCCTTCTCCAAAACTCCCCTGCTTCCCCTTCGTTTTCGCACTCCCTCCTCCTCTCTCACGCTGCACCACCGCCGCGAAACACCACCCACCTGCACCGGCGTGACCTTGTTGCGCCGCCCGGCCGTCCGTCGCTCCTTCTCCTCGCGGCTCTTCATCCCCTTCGTTGCTTCCCTGTTTCGGCCCCCCCTCCCCCTGTTCTTGACCCAGGAAACCGaaagcaacaaaaaaaaaaaagaggagagagagagaaagccaATCTCTAAATTTTGGAgccttgatttgtttttcaaacCTAACTCCAAATTGGGCCACATTTCATTTGGGCCTTGGGTAAGACTAaatctgaattttcagatttttaatttgtcaatacttatggtttaataatttttacaaaatatttactaataaaaactgtttattatttttcagattttattatcAACTTTATGAGAATAAAGATtctagttttatttatcaaaatggaatttaaacattatttacatgaaaatttatttataaaatatatatgtaattcaattcaaaattcgattaataataatattttctttaaatgtcgaaattatattttattaaaattcgttatttatttcattacttataaaatttatgatttataaaatattaaattttataattatttatcgatctagtactaattcaattatttactatttttaaagaaattggactcggagctcaggacgaacgaaccaacgaaaatccttagcaaaatcgtggaagtgaggtaacggctattgctagtacccgcaatccccttataaatatgatttatgaaattatgacgttatgattgaatttatgaattaaatgttttgatgtgttttatggattgtgggatgaaatatgatttgtttgaattgtttattataatatgatttgattgagttttctcataaaattatgtttatgcaatgctttgaaagaaataatatgtttattgatcccaggatcaaaatgatgttttatgagctaaatgagttatgttatttcgaactgaaatacaagccaaggcttggtaaaattatacaaaacatgataaatgaaagtgaaagacctggtttgtctggcggtatataaactaccatcttcctatctaccggtcatgcatgcaccacggacacctgtccacccatggattacgagcccaggctcccatggtttatgagcccaggctcagggcccaggccccatgttacgatgagcccaggctcttatgggcccaggcccagtggagaattccttcacggttcgtacttgccgacaactagcatgttaaattgcaaagtttatgaatgaagtgaatatgatgttttattaaatgttttacttattctattctccctgtgttattaaataaaatgaattgaaatgaatttacgctgctagaatagttcgttactgagtcttcggctcaccgttttgttttccgttttaggtactgcggggaatgatgggcacgagtagtggcgaggagtttcactttaatattatccacctagtttatgtttacggttctaatagtttaataagttttaattaaagactttagtaagttatgtactttcatcttggtaatataaaagattatatatattgttttggagtatttaaaggcttatgattgatgtttgccttgtaatttccgaaaaggaagttacggcaggtaatgtcccgaccaattaggttaattccgctgctaattatgctttaaattattgaattagaggtcggggcgttacaattGATGATAACGTCTTTGCTAATTTCTTACTATCTGTTGGGAACGGTAATGAACCTACTGTTTCAGATCAGATGATAAGGTTACCCACTGCCATGATTATACCAACAGTGGCAGATAGTTCGATCGAGGCTTTGATCGACCAGGTCTTTCCAAATTTAAGTGAGCACGTTGGTGATGGAAATTTTATAGTTGAAAGGGCGATCATCACACCCCTGAACGAAGACGCTGATAGAATAAATAATAAGGTTGTCGAAAAGTTTCTCGGAGAAGGAAAAACGTATTATTCGTTTGATTCTGTTCCTGAAGATAAGAGAAATTTGTATCAACAAGAGTTTTTGAATTCGATTTCTGCGTCGGGATTGCCTCCCCATGCTCTCACCCTGAAACCTGGGGTACCCTTAATGCTTTTGAGAAATATTGATCCTAAACATGGTCTTTGCAATGGAACACGGTTGCTTTGCCATTCATTAAAGGACAATTTCATTGATGCTGAGATTTTAACCGGACATTCTAGGGGGAACAGAGTGTTTTTGCCAAGAATTCCCTTGAAAACTGCTGAAGATATTAAATTGCCATTCGAGATGGTCAGAAAGCAATTTCCTGTGAAGTTGAGTTTTGCCTTGACTATCAACAAGTCTCAGGGACAAACTATTCCACATGTTGGGATATTCCTCCCTGATCATGTATTTAGCCACGGCCAGCTATATGTGGCATTATCACGAGGAATTTCAGAGAACACGACAAAGATCGTGGTAGaaaagggaaaggttcaaggTTGTGAAGGCATATTCACTAAAAATATTGTGTACAAAGAAGTTTTGTTGTCTTATGATTAGAGATACGGaattaaagtattattttttatttcccaATTTTGTAATAAACGTTATTGTATTCTTGACATTGAGTAGTTTTTGTAATAATAATTGATTTACCATATAGCTACGGACGAATTGAGACATGTGAATTTTATATATCGGAGTAATTAAATGTTTTCATGTACATAACTTTCTTTTCATGTGATATACCTATTCATACGTTGTGAATTTCGGTTTATGTAATTCTAATTTTATTCTGAACTAACTTTACAGGATGACAGAGTACCATTATCCAACTTTTGAGCATTTATATCCTAGCGGGGTACAACGATATGATGTACGAGCCCGACTGATTCGCAATTATGATATTTTCAACTACAACCATAAAGGAACAACCAAGCAaacatggaaaatgatttttgtCGATGTTGAGGTAAATGACCTTACGCTTCATTCAAATTTTCATTGAATCTGAACTATATCATAACTTTTTCATGTGTTTCCTTTTGTAGGGTCAGGCCATACAGTGCAATATTTTCGGCCCCGCGATTGAAAAGTTTATAGGACGGTTTCAAGAGGGATTCATTTATATACTCCTTGCTGTACAAGTGATATTTGCTGAAGGGAAAAACAAAATTGTCCCCAATTGGAAACAGATGATCATCAAAGAAGAAACAAATGTGATACGTGAAGAGGAGGATGACATTTCCATACCTTCATTCCACTACAATTTGGTTCAGTTGAACCGATTAAGTTGTCACATCGACTGTACTGATAGAGTTTATGGTACTTTTGTTTGCCTTTTTTCAATATTTAGTTATCATGCatatgtcgtttattaattgaaaCATTGATGATGTTTTAGATGCAATGGGATTGGTCCTATACGTTTCACCGGTTGAGAATATTGGTGTGGATTCATTTAAGCGAGACGTGGCAATAATGGATACAACGTAAGTCCTCTAAATTATTAAAATGTTAATTACAAATCGAATTTACCTTTATTTCGATAAATTTGTCttaatattgttttaatttCTACTTGCAGCTGGACTGTTATTAAATTAACACTTTGGAATGATTTTGTGCACGTTCTTGATGAAAATCTTAATCATGTTGACGTGGCACCAATCATTGTAGCATGTGGTCTGCATGTCAAGAGCTTCTATGGTACATCATCCAAATTAAATTATATAGTAAATGCTGTCTTTTTAATATGTAGTTTAAAGTATAATATCCAGCTGTGATAATATTTCTAATTGATAAATACAAACAGGTACATATCTTTCCACGGGATACCACACTAGGGTTTATGTTAACCCGGTTAATGAAAAAACAACATCCTTATCTACATGGTACGCACAATCTCGCCAAATACATGTACAACATAACCTTAAGTATTATGCTCACAACTTTTTTCACGTATAGGTATAAATCGGAAAAATTGGCAAAGATAAGGAGAGATTGGTTTCGTTCGTCGACTTTTTCGTTAAAGTCGTCGATTGATATTTCTAACACTCCCCGTATCCGATTATCTCAATTTCCCAGCGTGAGAAAGGTATCGTTTTTAACCTTGAAGTTTGAGTGTTGTCAACAAATTAAATACGATATTATGTACTTAATTGTCGGACTTTGCGTCTTTTTTTTGGTAGGTTCAATACTGTCGAGTTGTTGCATATGCATGTCGCGTTGATAGTGTTGATAACATCATATATCAGGCATGCAATCGTTGCCTAAAAAAGGTTGTCATTTTTCAAGGACTACAAAAATGTCAATCTTGCAATCTCACCAACACTGTAACTATCCCAAGGTAACtatctaaattttttttatacttaaacacacattatatattggtaaatatctatattaataaattgatttaatttcgTTTTATAGGTTGCTTCTTCGACTTACCATATTTGATAAAAGTGGTAATTTGAAAGTCACAATATTACACGATCTTGCACAACACCTTTTAGGTTGTTTAGCTACTGAAATAAAATCAGTACTTCAACAGGTTTCAATCTAATACTCTAACaacataattattttaaaaatattagcTCATGTTGATTTTAcatttgaatatattttttaacgTTCATGCAGCCTAATGGACGTAATCGAGTGATGGAAAAAGTATTTGCATGTTTCGGAAACAGAGCTTTTTCATGGGTGCTACATCCACCAATTGGAGATTTTAATCCTGAACATTCGTATACGGTTGGATATGTGTTGCATGTCGATTGGGCGGAGGAGTGCATGTGGTTAAACAAATATATTGCgagcaaaaaaagaaaatgatattTACTATTTTGTATGTActtcaattttgatttttcaatAGGATATGTTAGTTGTATCAAAataatgttaattttttttaatagctttaaatTCGTCATGTAAGGCTACGAGTATTGTATGACCTCAATGTCGCAAAATATGGACTTTGCGAATGATTATTAGTGtctaaaatttgtaaaatttcgCAAGCATCGCGTGCATGAAATAATAGGCACAATAAAGTTTCTAAAAttcacgcacgcatcgcgtgcataaaatactagtaaAGTATATGGTGGGGGGTAGGTGTTAAATGATCGGGTAATGATTTAAATGATGGGGGAGTACTAAGTGGGTATGACTATTGAAGTAAAGAGCGGGTgagaataaatttatgtttgaaACAGGTGCTGAAAGAGAAGAAAGTAAATTTATTTACATACccttaattatttttgtcaaatttttaaataaataacataaCACATGGAATGGGGCAGTAACAGATCTAtccattattaattttaataaaaagattatctataagctctatattaatggtaattaatcatCTATAATTGTAATTTAGAATTGCAAACTTAATATTCATGTCATAAATTGTGCATCTCACGGGTAAGATAACTAGTCATGACTTTGAGGTTGGTCAAGGTCTCCACACTCGTACGCATCTAAAATTCTAATCCCTATCCCGTACCCACGATATGAAAGGTACTCACACCTCCCAATCTCCTTCTTAACAggtaaaaaataaaactcatccTCAATCTATCACCCACCCGTGTATCCACACTCGCCTCAAATACACCGATGGACTCAACATgtttttggtaagagagtttttaaatttaaaattctacTATAGAGTCTTCTACAATTAGAATAATTGAGTAATGGAACAAAAAATTATAACATGTACTCTCTCTGTCCAAATTTAATCGTTGCAATAATCATTTTACGGTATTTTATGCGATAGGTTATTATAAGCTTATATATTATAATTTCATAGAAAAATGGGTATGCTGGAAGATGGTGAGATTTTTTTATAGAATCAAGTAAAAGAGAGCCAAGTGAGAGAGTGACATAGCTCCACATCGATTTCTGTTATCCAAAATTGTGTGCAAAGATTTTTCATTAGATTACAATGTAAAATAAAGGCAAATATATTACCCATTAAAtgatcaaagaaaaagaaacaaatactaaaaaaataaaactaaaaactattaaaattatttttcatttaaaaGATGAACTCTTAAATAACTGGATAAGTAGAAACTATAAATTCGAGAAAGAAAATATACAAAGttattaaacaatttttttttcaataagcATGTTTTACACAACCCTAAACTCCGCATGTTAGAAAAATTGTTCAAAAGTTCATACGAAGAAAATTAGATATAATCTTTAGTTAAAAGCATTTACATAGTTAAACAATGTAATACATATATTATATGACGAAAAATCTAAATTCTAGTACTAAAGTAAAGAAAATTAACATATAAATAGTTTGTTTCTTAGTGAAATTGAAAAAGGGATTTCAGATTGATTGACTTTTTTCTTAGAGAAATTAGAAAAAAAGGATTTCGAAAATTAGATTTTGATAGCGAGTAGAGAAACAATGTCGTTGAGTGGCTTATTTAGACTACAACAACGAGCGTCGTTCCACCATTTGGACTgcaatatagttttttttttgttttttttttttatttttttttatgaattaaAATGGAGAGAATTAAGGAGTTTTGTCATCTTTCCAAAGTTATTAGCAATTTAACATTAACAAACATACATTATGAAGGAGAAAATTAAGGGGTAATTTTGATTGGCTTtttgactctttttttttttttttttatacataatttttttttttttgtgtcatTACGGTGGGTTACTTTGTTGTCATTAAGCATTTGGGAAAAaaattctttttttaattacttGGCCTGATTTTGGTGGGATAAGTTAGCTGTAATTAGTATTTAGTAAAAAATAATTCCTTTCTTAATTTTTGACTTTTTGCCAGTTGTTACTTGTTGTTTCATCAGTGGCGTAATTTGTGGTTGGGCCTACGTAATATTTACAGTGATTAAGTTATTTTTATTGTAGCTTTCCTTATTTATTTCCGAGTGTTTCCCTTTATGGCGTTATTTACTGTGGCTATTGACTGATtttcttatgttcttttttattgtatttaataCTTATTGTTAATATAATTGTGGTTAATAGAGGAATGTTAGTCTTTTCTATAGGGGATACTAAAAGtgtatttactaaaataacctcaggtgttcccttatagaatagagatagaTAGATATTGACAACTAACTTCCGTCAACTTTACTTACCTATGTTTAAATAATGCAAAGAGAACATATCCTTAAGCTCTATTTAGTTCAAGTAATCTAAGTTGCACAACAAAAGTCAAGTTCAACAAAAAGTTTAAAAGTTCAGCTTGTTTTATTCAACTTATCTTGTACAGTTTATGTTCGTGATAGACTTGACCTAAAGAGAATAAATTTCAAAGTTATGCACAATACGACTCAAAAGGGAAATATGTGTTCTAAGTTGTAGGTCATGCCTAACTCCTATTTATATCacaaaattcattaaaaaaaatatatactgtTACATAGACCAACACATTGGACATGACAAAACACAAATAAACAGTTGAAATTTAGCATAACACGAAAGATCAAGCCATTTAATGTGTGGATCAGATCCGGCTTGAGCATACCAATACAAAGCACACGAGCTTAACACGAGGTTCGTACGGACCAAAGCCATCCTTAAAGTATTATTAACCAATAGAGTGCCCATTATGGTAGCTAAGAAGCACATTTGCACACCAAATGGTGAGTAAACGTAATAATGTTAAAGAAAACAATGAAACCTGAGTTACCTAAcccattcaattcaattcaataaaCAAGAGTTTTCTGTTTGTCTCAAATAGTCTTTGCATTCAAGTAAAGTTTGTTGAAGTTGGCCACATTGAGTGAAAGAGTTGCCAACCTTCCctatctctctcctcccctttctcactttctctctcttcatcctCAGAATCTTCAAACCCAAAAGTTAAAATTATAAATCCAAATCAAAAGGGTAAACAAAGTTGGGGAAaccaaacattaaaaaaaaaaagtactgcAATAATTCCCCCCTTTGAATTTCAAagtttctagagagagaaagttgcaAAAGAAAAGTTTAAAACATTATTATAAATTCCGAAAGCTTTTCTTTCTCTCATGAGAGAAAAGCATAAACTGTACAGGAAGTTTGAGGTGGGCTaaccaaaaaaaagaaagacAAAAAACAGCTCAACTTCCCCCTTTCAGACATTTTGAAGAAATTTTTAGTAAAGGTACAATATTATCTTAATTAAAGCTTTAATTTTGGTTGGATTTtgtttaattatgattaattttacTTGAAAAAgctgatttaaaaaaaaattgagttaagtAATGTTAATGCCATTTCTGTAAAGGTGTGAGCTTTTCTGGGGATCAGTGATTGAGTTTTCATTAAAATCTTAATTAAAGCTTAAAGATATAGTgggttttgtttaatttttgagTAATTATGGTTAATCTTACTTAAAAAGctgattttttttccaattcTATACTGCCCATTTTGGTTAAGCTGAGAGCTTTTATGGGGATCAGTAATGGTAGAGATTTTGCAGCTTCTTTTTGGATTTTTAATGCCATTTCTAATTGTTCTTCATATAAGTGCCTATTTGTATTGTTTAATAGTGATTTAATTAGCCGTTTCCTCTGTTTCAGATGTGCAAATCCAGAACTCAGCAAATATATATAGGTATGTAAGTTCAGAACTTTCTGTCAGATacctgttttatttttttattttttatatttgtatagaaatttcaaaatattaactgggttttaggtttttgttttgggtgtttgaatttaGTGGTTGGTAAAGGAATAAAGTGATAAAAACAAcacaaatttgttttttttcagGCACTTAATTTCATATAGAATTTTGGTGTTTCATTGTTTTTCTCTTCTTTGTTTGACTGCTGTTGTTTCTTTCTAGTTGTAATTTGTTATTACGAGGTTGCTCAAACTTTCATGTTGAAGATTCAATTTGTGGTTATTGGAATTTGAGCTTGTGACAACAGAATATAGGTGGTAATTCTAAGAAAGTTGAGGAAATTGAATATGGTTTTGGACAATTTTGTAGCCAAGTCAATGGCCTAATCAATGGAAATTCTTGTTTCAGTTGTTTCAGAGTGTTGGGGAGGGATCAAAGAGGGTTGGAATTCATAGTTCTCGTTAAGTGTTGTATGCCTTTGGCCTAATTTGAGGTGGTTGCATGTGATTTCGAAAGCAGGTTGGAGGAATATAAATGTATAATTTAAGTATGTAGATGTGAAGAGTCTGAGTTATATAGGTGTATGATTTATGTTGATTCCTCAATCAGAAGTAAGTTGGTATGTTTGAGTGTTTGACCCTTGCATCTCGAAGTGTTGGAGTAAAGATAAGAGGATTAATGTTATCTTTTATCTCTATGTATTCTACATTTTTACATCGGGTTGCGACTGAGATTCATTTCCTTTTGTGACGCAGCAAGTAAATTACAGTAATGTTAGCAAAATGGGGAAGAAAGGAAGCTGGTTTTCAGCAATTAAGAGGGTCTTTGCACATAGCTCTAAGGAGAAAGTAGCTGATGTAAGTGGACTTTATTGCTTTTTAAGGTTTTATTGTTCACTcatcattttcagattcgtAACTTTGAGTTCAGACAATTGCTAAATTGTACCCAAGAAAATTGGGATTTCATGTAATAATAATCCATATTTTATTCGGGAGTTGGAGTCTGATGTTTACATTAAAACTTATCTGGCTGGGTACTTGTTATTTGGCTGTCATGTCGAACCTGATAGGGAACAGAGAAGAAAACCTCtaaagagaagaaaaagaaaggggGTGGGAAGCTAAAACATGGAGATGGTCATTCATTCTTGCCTTTTGTCAGAGAGCCAAGCAGCATTGAGAAAATACTTGGAGAGGTTGAAAGGGAGCACCGAATTACAAATTATGACCCTCCAACTCCACCTGAACAACCAAAGGCGGAACCTCCTCATGTAACACCTCCGCCTGTTCGAACTG
This genomic stretch from Spinacia oleracea cultivar Varoflay chromosome 3, BTI_SOV_V1, whole genome shotgun sequence harbors:
- the LOC130469534 gene encoding uncharacterized protein; this translates as MVDIAANVERVVLLREAKNVGGRGVTIDDNVFANFLLSVGNGNEPTVSDQMIRLPTAMIIPTVADSSIEALIDQVFPNLSEHVGDGNFIVERAIITPLNEDADRINNKVVEKFLGEGKTYYSFDSVPEDKRNLYQQEFLNSISASGLPPHALTLKPGVPLMLLRNIDPKHGLCNGTRLLCHSLKDNFIDAEILTGHSRGNRVFLPRIPLKTAEDIKLPFEMVRKQFPVKLSFALTINKSQGQTIPHVGIFLPDHVFSHGQLYVALSRGISENTTKIVVEKGKVQGCEGIFTKNIVYKEVLLSYD
- the LOC130469535 gene encoding replication protein A 70 kDa DNA-binding subunit B-like — translated: MTEYHYPTFEHLYPSGVQRYDVRARLIRNYDIFNYNHKGTTKQTWKMIFVDVEGQAIQCNIFGPAIEKFIGRFQEGFIYILLAVQVIFAEGKNKIVPNWKQMIIKEETNVIREEEDDISIPSFHYNLVQLNRLSCHIDCTDRVYDAMGLVLYVSPVENIGVDSFKRDVAIMDTTWTVIKLTLWNDFVHVLDENLNHVDVAPIIVACGLHVKSFYGTYLSTGYHTRVYVNPVNEKTTSLSTWYKSEKLAKIRRDWFRSSTFSLKSSIDISNTPRIRLSQFPSVRKVQYCRVVAYACRVDSVDNIIYQACNRCLKKVVIFQGLQKCQSCNLTNTVTIPRLLLRLTIFDKSGNLKVTILHDLAQHLLGCLATEIKSVLQQPNGRNRVMEKVFACFGNRAFSWVLHPPIGDFNPEHSYTVGYVLHVDWAEECMWLNKYIASKKRK